Proteins encoded together in one Cicer arietinum cultivar CDC Frontier isolate Library 1 chromosome 4, Cicar.CDCFrontier_v2.0, whole genome shotgun sequence window:
- the LOC101503730 gene encoding nuclear pore complex protein NUP1-like isoform X4, whose product MATAREENRYEGGGEFGKFRKRPFRKTQKTPYDRPPTALRNPNRNNGWLSKLIDPAQRLIAYSAHRLFSSVFRKRLPPPPSAPETVQDARDNPQEAATFVANESSGKQQELVCESGVQINQSNGVGLNELEKLLQQKTFTRSEIDHLTELMHSRSVDFPIGEEGKRTEVVPSESMLPRNQREEYPQTPAVENGIGKHLISTPHAISSISVEDVASPTELAKAYMGSRPSKVSPSMLSWQSSTWEDSALVKGHHFAQKSPTMSIVPRSTNLARVYENSFVAPRSRGRSAIYNMARTPYARAYQASTLKGAGVGDEGGPSSSAQHTLDHGILSGTKQGGLKRRSSVLGNDIGSFGPIRRIRQKSNLLSSKGLTLTHSGSPLSITSSGVGFDAAQQRSSSYMQKPILSGDVKHSHTKLSEENVDDTMPSSSFPPLPSKSSEMASKILQQLDKMVSPNEKSSELRLLNVKNNSPTKLSSFMLRGQALRSMETVDSSKLLDNVQGNELDGTPRSLSASAQKSTSKISKLEKSLKPVSPNDGLIPALAGSDAAAPRNQVEFMLDDDDYPNGAVSHFSSSGEETKAFTAVAEKTAFDIEKPVQEMPPDSSVVMSSKSFIAGSNLRTADVSIVDEKVDTPTSITSSIAADSTIKPNAGAVKALTHTTLGSEKSTSPNGSVANPPMFSFGNNFVPSTELTGADAPSKESTKTGPIFGLDKSAPSKETDTDAPSINFGINKNIDSVPQAPFTFSSSVGGESTIFKFGGASDSKLRNSISSSTAAGDVDSKPKVLESDNADAKTNIVSGFSARTSEPPAASTSLSTSPTNIFTFGNSSNQNNGSAASTFSSPFPPIVTNNFTSQNMFSNSSLATSSSSSFSATATSITTSSTPAVVASNNSSSSASGLMSSSPTVSLFKFGSTPLPSSLPVSSSGSEPVETKGGQEAGIGNIGSTSFGSSSAAVGSTGSGIFGFSSSATSINSQSQSQGSVFGTINGSTVGTLAPSATSGFATSTQSQSVAFGSSASSPLFGLTTSTAFSSGSSLLPSSSPATNIFNTGTTSGQSTPASTLEANPVSSNNGTSWQPSKSSFGTSFSSSPLSSSTSGFSFGATTPSVASTSSPMMFGSSTGASGPQFSFSSAAATTNTQPAFGNPSPVFAFGSASVNNDQMSMEDSMAEDTIQATPPVTPVFGQQPAPVQSNFVFGAPTSTGANPFQFGGQQNIAPQNPSPFQASGSVEFNAGGSFSLGTGGVDKSGRKHIKIKHNRQRKK is encoded by the exons atGGCGACGGCGCGTGAAGAAAACCGTTACGAAGGCGGAGGAGAGTTTGGCAAGTTCCGAAAACGACCATTCCGGAAAACCCAAAAGACGCCGTACGATCGGCCGCCGACAGCGCTGAGAAACCCTAACCGAAACAACGGTTGGCTCTCGAAGCTCATTGATCCCGCGCAGAGGCTCATCGCTTATAGTGCTCACAGACTCTTCTCCTCTGTTTTCCGCAAACGCCTTCCTCCACCTCCTTCAG cCCCAGAAACAGTGCAAGACGCAAGGGACAATCCCCAGGAAGCAGCTACCTTT GTTGCAAATGAGTCATCTGGCAAGCAACAAGAACTAGTATGTGAAAGTGGTGTTCAAATTAACCAATCCAATGGAGTTGGTTTAAACGAACTTGAGAAACTGTTACAGCAGAAGACTTTCACCAG ATCAGAGATTGATCATTTGACAGAGCTTATGCATTCAAGATCTGTAGATTTTCCTATTGGGGAAGAAGGGAAGAGGACAGAAGTGGTTCCATCAGAATCAATGTTGCCTCGTAACCAAAGGGAAGAATATCCCCAAACTCCAGCAGTAGAAAATGGGATTGGGAAACATCTTATTTCAACCCCACACGCCATTTCCAGT ATCTCTGTTGAGGATGTTGCTTCACCTACGGAACTAGCAAAGGCTTACATGGGTAGCAGGCCTTCCAAGGTATCCCCGTCAATGTTAAGCTGGCAAAGTTCTACCTGGGAGGATTCAGCCCTAGTAAAAGGGCATCATTTTGCTCAGAAATCTCCTACTATGTCAATTGTGCCAAGGTCTACTAACCTTGCCAGGGTTTATGAAAATAGTTTTGTGGCCCCAAGATCTCGTGGTAGATCAGCAATATATAATATGGCACGAACACCTTATGCCAGAGCATATCAAGCCTCCACACTCAAG GGTGCTGGGGTTGGTGATGAAGGTGGGCCGTCATCTTCAGCTCAACATACACTGGATCATGGTATACTTTCTGGAACTAAACAAGGg GGATTAAAACGTAGAAGTTCTGTATTAGGCAATGATATAGGATCTTTTGGTCCTATACGCCGAATCCGCCAGAAGTCTAATCTTCTATCTTCTAAAGGATTGACCTTGACTCATTCAGGAAGCCCTTTATCTATAACTAGTAGTGGGGTTGGTTTCGATGCTGCTCAGCAACGTTCATCATCTTACATGCAGAAGCCTATTTTGTCTGGTGATGTTAAGCATAGCCATACCAAATTGTCAGAAGAAAATGTAGATGACACCATGCCTAGTAGCAGCTTTCCTCCTTTACCATCAAAATCTAGTGAGATGGCCTCAAAAATACTTCAGCAACTGGATAAGATGGTTTCTCCCAATGAAAAATCTTCGGAACTAAGGCTGTTAAATGTGAAAAATAATTCTCCAACAAAGTTATCATCTTTCATGTTACGAGGACAAGCTCTTCGAAGCATGGAGACTGTAGATTCATCAAAATTGTTGGATAATGTACAGGGTAATGAATTAGATGGCACTCCTAGAAGTTTGTCTGCTAGTGCTCAAAAGTCGACATCAAAGATTAGCAAGTTAGAAAAAAGTCTGAAGCCTGTTTCACCTAATGATGGATTGATTCCTGCTCTAGCTGGTTCAGACGCTGCTGCCCCACGCAATCAAGTCGAATTTATG TTGGATGACGATGACTATCCTAATGGAGCCGTATCTCATTTCTCTTCATCCGGCGAAGAAACAAAAGCCTTTACTGCTGTTGCAGAGAAAACAGCGTTTGATATTGAAAAACCTGTTCAGGAGATGCCACCAGATTCATCTGTAGTGATGTCATCCAAAAGTTTTATAGCAGGTAGTAATCTCAGGACTGCTGACGTTTCTATAGTTGATGAGAAGGTTGACACACCAACATCAATAACTTCATCTATTGCTGCTGATTCCACTATTAAGCCAAATGCGGGTGCAGTTAAAGCATTAACACACACTACTTTAGGTTCCGAGAAGTCTACTTCACCAAATGGATCAGTTGCTAATCCTCCCATGTTTAGTTTTGGGAATAATTTTGTTCCTTCAACAGAGCTGACAGGTGCTGATGCTCCATCCAAAGAGTCTACTAAAACAGGTCCAATATTTGGTTTGGATAAATCTGCACCATCAAAGGAAACAGATACTGATGCTCCATCAATCAATTTTGGTATCAACAAAAATATTGACAGTGTTCCACAAGCACCATTTACTTTCTCTTCATCCGTTGGCGGTGAATCTACTATTTTCAAATTTGGTGGAGCTTCTGACTCAAAGCTGAGAAACTCAATCAG CTCAAGTACTGCCGCTGGTGATGTTGATTCAAAGCCAAAAGTTCTTGAATCAGACAATGCTGATGCCAAGACAAATATAGTTTCTGGATTCTCTGCTCGGACATCAGAACCACCTGCAGCATCTACATCATTGTCAACATCACCCACAAATATATTTACTTTTGGCAACAGTTCAAATCAAAATAATGGATCTGCTGCTTCAACATTTTCCTCTCCATTTCCACCCATAGttacaaataattttacaagTCAGAATATGTTCAGTAACTCATCGCTTGCAACAAGCAGCAGCAGCAGCTTTAGTGCAACTGCAACTTCCATTACTACAAGCAGCACTCCTGCTGTAGTTGCATCCAACAATAGCAGTTCCTCTGCCTCAGGGTTAATGTCTTCATCTCCAACAGTTTCCCTTTTCAAATTTGGATCAACCCCTTTACCATCAAGTTTACCTGTATCATCTTCTGGCTCAGAACCAGTGGAAACCAAGGGTGGACAGGAAGCAGGAATTGGTAATATAGGAAGCACTTCCTTTGGAAGCTCTTCAGCTGCTGTTGGAAGTACTGGGAGTGGAATTTTTGGATTTAGTTCGTCGGCAACATCCATAAATAGCCAGTCCCAGTCTCAGGGTTCTGTCTTCGGCACTATAAATGGGTCTACTGTTGGTACTCTTGCACCTTCTGCTACTAGTGGCTTTGCTACTTCGACTCAGAGTCAGTCAGTGGCATTTGGTTCATCTGCATCATCGCCATTGTTTGGGTTGACTACGAGTACAGCTTTTTCTTCAGGGAGCTCATTGCTCCCTTCATCAAGTCCTGccacaaatatttttaacactGGTACGACTTCTGGACAAAGCACCCCTGCTTCCACTTTAGAAGCAAACCCTGTTAGCTCCAATAATGGTACAAGTTGGCAGCCCAGCAAGTCTTCCTTTGGTACTTCCTTTAGTTCATCACCATTATCTTCATCAACCTCTGGGTTTTCCTTTGGAGCAACCACTCCTTCTGTTGCTTCCACCAGTTCTCCTATGATGTTTGGATCATCGACAGGTGCATCAGGTCCTCAATTCTCATTCTCTTCAGCCGCAGCTACTACCAATACGCAGCCTGCTTTTGGAAATCCTAGTCCTGTCTTTGCATTTGGTTCAGCTTCCGTTAATAATGATCAGATGAGCATGGAAGACAGTATGGCTGAGGACACAATTCAAGCAACTCCACCCGTCACCCCTGTATTTGGTCAGCAACCTGCTCCAGTTCAATCAAATTTTGTGTTTGGAGCACCAACATCAACAGGAGCAAATCCTTTCCAGTTTGGGGGTCAACAGAATATTGCTCCACAGAATCCATCTCCATTTCAGGCTTCTGGCAGTGTAGAATTTAATGCCGGAGGGAGTTTCTCATTGGGCACTGGTGGTGTTGATAAGTCTGGTCGAAAGCATATTAAAATTAAGCATAATAGGCAGCGTAAGAAATAA
- the LOC101503730 gene encoding nuclear pore complex protein NUP1-like isoform X2, producing MATAREENRYEGGGEFGKFRKRPFRKTQKTPYDRPPTALRNPNRNNGWLSKLIDPAQRLIAYSAHRLFSSVFRKRLPPPPSAPETVQDARDNPQEAATFVANESSGKQQELVCESGVQINQSNGVGLNELEKLLQQKTFTRSEIDHLTELMHSRSVDFPIGEEGKRTEVVPSESMLPRNQREEYPQTPAVENGIGKHLISTPHAISSISVEDVASPTELAKAYMGSRPSKVSPSMLSWQSSTWEDSALVKGHHFAQKSPTMSIVPRSTNLARVYENSFVAPRSRGRSAIYNMARTPYARAYQASTLKGAGVGDEGGPSSSAQHTLDHGILSGTKQGGLKRRSSVLGNDIGSFGPIRRIRQKSNLLSSKGLTLTHSGSPLSITSSGVGFDAAQQRSSSYMQKPILSGDVKHSHTKLSEENVDDTMPSSSFPPLPSKSSEMASKILQQLDKMVSPNEKSSELRLLNVKNNSPTKLSSFMLRGQALRSMETVDSSKLLDNVQGNELDGTPRSLSASAQKSTSKISKLEKSLKPVSPNDGLIPALAGSDAAAPRNQVEFMVKSGDSSDPPSKKRAFRMSAHELDDDDYPNGAVSHFSSSGEETKAFTAVAEKTAFDIEKPVQEMPPDSSVVMSSKSFIAGSNLRTADVSIVDEKVDTPTSITSSIAADSTIKPNAGAVKALTHTTLGSEKSTSPNGSVANPPMFSFGNNFVPSTELTGADAPSKESTKTGPIFGLDKSAPSKETDTDAPSINFGINKNIDSVPQAPFTFSSSVGGESTIFKFGGASDSKLRNSISSSTAAGDVDSKPKVLESDNADAKTNIVSGFSARTSEPPAASTSLSTSPTNIFTFGNSSNQNNGSAASTFSSPFPPIVTNNFTSQNMFSNSSLATSSSSSFSATATSITTSSTPAVVASNNSSSSASGLMSSSPTVSLFKFGSTPLPSSLPVSSSGSEPVETKGGQEAGIGNIGSTSFGSSSAAVGSTGSGIFGFSSSATSINSQSQSQGSVFGTINGSTVGTLAPSATSGFATSTQSQSVAFGSSASSPLFGLTTSTAFSSGSSLLPSSSPATNIFNTGTTSGQSTPASTLEANPVSSNNGTSWQPSKSSFGTSFSSSPLSSSTSGFSFGATTPSVASTSSPMMFGSSTGASGPQFSFSSAAATTNTQPAFGNPSPVFAFGSASVNNDQMSMEDSMAEDTIQATPPVTPVFGQQPAPVQSNFVFGAPTSTGANPFQFGGQQNIAPQNPSPFQASGSVEFNAGGSFSLGTGGVDKSGRKHIKIKHNRQRKK from the exons atGGCGACGGCGCGTGAAGAAAACCGTTACGAAGGCGGAGGAGAGTTTGGCAAGTTCCGAAAACGACCATTCCGGAAAACCCAAAAGACGCCGTACGATCGGCCGCCGACAGCGCTGAGAAACCCTAACCGAAACAACGGTTGGCTCTCGAAGCTCATTGATCCCGCGCAGAGGCTCATCGCTTATAGTGCTCACAGACTCTTCTCCTCTGTTTTCCGCAAACGCCTTCCTCCACCTCCTTCAG cCCCAGAAACAGTGCAAGACGCAAGGGACAATCCCCAGGAAGCAGCTACCTTT GTTGCAAATGAGTCATCTGGCAAGCAACAAGAACTAGTATGTGAAAGTGGTGTTCAAATTAACCAATCCAATGGAGTTGGTTTAAACGAACTTGAGAAACTGTTACAGCAGAAGACTTTCACCAG ATCAGAGATTGATCATTTGACAGAGCTTATGCATTCAAGATCTGTAGATTTTCCTATTGGGGAAGAAGGGAAGAGGACAGAAGTGGTTCCATCAGAATCAATGTTGCCTCGTAACCAAAGGGAAGAATATCCCCAAACTCCAGCAGTAGAAAATGGGATTGGGAAACATCTTATTTCAACCCCACACGCCATTTCCAGT ATCTCTGTTGAGGATGTTGCTTCACCTACGGAACTAGCAAAGGCTTACATGGGTAGCAGGCCTTCCAAGGTATCCCCGTCAATGTTAAGCTGGCAAAGTTCTACCTGGGAGGATTCAGCCCTAGTAAAAGGGCATCATTTTGCTCAGAAATCTCCTACTATGTCAATTGTGCCAAGGTCTACTAACCTTGCCAGGGTTTATGAAAATAGTTTTGTGGCCCCAAGATCTCGTGGTAGATCAGCAATATATAATATGGCACGAACACCTTATGCCAGAGCATATCAAGCCTCCACACTCAAG GGTGCTGGGGTTGGTGATGAAGGTGGGCCGTCATCTTCAGCTCAACATACACTGGATCATGGTATACTTTCTGGAACTAAACAAGGg GGATTAAAACGTAGAAGTTCTGTATTAGGCAATGATATAGGATCTTTTGGTCCTATACGCCGAATCCGCCAGAAGTCTAATCTTCTATCTTCTAAAGGATTGACCTTGACTCATTCAGGAAGCCCTTTATCTATAACTAGTAGTGGGGTTGGTTTCGATGCTGCTCAGCAACGTTCATCATCTTACATGCAGAAGCCTATTTTGTCTGGTGATGTTAAGCATAGCCATACCAAATTGTCAGAAGAAAATGTAGATGACACCATGCCTAGTAGCAGCTTTCCTCCTTTACCATCAAAATCTAGTGAGATGGCCTCAAAAATACTTCAGCAACTGGATAAGATGGTTTCTCCCAATGAAAAATCTTCGGAACTAAGGCTGTTAAATGTGAAAAATAATTCTCCAACAAAGTTATCATCTTTCATGTTACGAGGACAAGCTCTTCGAAGCATGGAGACTGTAGATTCATCAAAATTGTTGGATAATGTACAGGGTAATGAATTAGATGGCACTCCTAGAAGTTTGTCTGCTAGTGCTCAAAAGTCGACATCAAAGATTAGCAAGTTAGAAAAAAGTCTGAAGCCTGTTTCACCTAATGATGGATTGATTCCTGCTCTAGCTGGTTCAGACGCTGCTGCCCCACGCAATCAAGTCGAATTTATGGTAAAATCTGGAGATTCTTCTGATCCTCCCTCTAAAAAGAGGGCATTCCGTATGAGTGCACATGAG TTGGATGACGATGACTATCCTAATGGAGCCGTATCTCATTTCTCTTCATCCGGCGAAGAAACAAAAGCCTTTACTGCTGTTGCAGAGAAAACAGCGTTTGATATTGAAAAACCTGTTCAGGAGATGCCACCAGATTCATCTGTAGTGATGTCATCCAAAAGTTTTATAGCAGGTAGTAATCTCAGGACTGCTGACGTTTCTATAGTTGATGAGAAGGTTGACACACCAACATCAATAACTTCATCTATTGCTGCTGATTCCACTATTAAGCCAAATGCGGGTGCAGTTAAAGCATTAACACACACTACTTTAGGTTCCGAGAAGTCTACTTCACCAAATGGATCAGTTGCTAATCCTCCCATGTTTAGTTTTGGGAATAATTTTGTTCCTTCAACAGAGCTGACAGGTGCTGATGCTCCATCCAAAGAGTCTACTAAAACAGGTCCAATATTTGGTTTGGATAAATCTGCACCATCAAAGGAAACAGATACTGATGCTCCATCAATCAATTTTGGTATCAACAAAAATATTGACAGTGTTCCACAAGCACCATTTACTTTCTCTTCATCCGTTGGCGGTGAATCTACTATTTTCAAATTTGGTGGAGCTTCTGACTCAAAGCTGAGAAACTCAATCAG CTCAAGTACTGCCGCTGGTGATGTTGATTCAAAGCCAAAAGTTCTTGAATCAGACAATGCTGATGCCAAGACAAATATAGTTTCTGGATTCTCTGCTCGGACATCAGAACCACCTGCAGCATCTACATCATTGTCAACATCACCCACAAATATATTTACTTTTGGCAACAGTTCAAATCAAAATAATGGATCTGCTGCTTCAACATTTTCCTCTCCATTTCCACCCATAGttacaaataattttacaagTCAGAATATGTTCAGTAACTCATCGCTTGCAACAAGCAGCAGCAGCAGCTTTAGTGCAACTGCAACTTCCATTACTACAAGCAGCACTCCTGCTGTAGTTGCATCCAACAATAGCAGTTCCTCTGCCTCAGGGTTAATGTCTTCATCTCCAACAGTTTCCCTTTTCAAATTTGGATCAACCCCTTTACCATCAAGTTTACCTGTATCATCTTCTGGCTCAGAACCAGTGGAAACCAAGGGTGGACAGGAAGCAGGAATTGGTAATATAGGAAGCACTTCCTTTGGAAGCTCTTCAGCTGCTGTTGGAAGTACTGGGAGTGGAATTTTTGGATTTAGTTCGTCGGCAACATCCATAAATAGCCAGTCCCAGTCTCAGGGTTCTGTCTTCGGCACTATAAATGGGTCTACTGTTGGTACTCTTGCACCTTCTGCTACTAGTGGCTTTGCTACTTCGACTCAGAGTCAGTCAGTGGCATTTGGTTCATCTGCATCATCGCCATTGTTTGGGTTGACTACGAGTACAGCTTTTTCTTCAGGGAGCTCATTGCTCCCTTCATCAAGTCCTGccacaaatatttttaacactGGTACGACTTCTGGACAAAGCACCCCTGCTTCCACTTTAGAAGCAAACCCTGTTAGCTCCAATAATGGTACAAGTTGGCAGCCCAGCAAGTCTTCCTTTGGTACTTCCTTTAGTTCATCACCATTATCTTCATCAACCTCTGGGTTTTCCTTTGGAGCAACCACTCCTTCTGTTGCTTCCACCAGTTCTCCTATGATGTTTGGATCATCGACAGGTGCATCAGGTCCTCAATTCTCATTCTCTTCAGCCGCAGCTACTACCAATACGCAGCCTGCTTTTGGAAATCCTAGTCCTGTCTTTGCATTTGGTTCAGCTTCCGTTAATAATGATCAGATGAGCATGGAAGACAGTATGGCTGAGGACACAATTCAAGCAACTCCACCCGTCACCCCTGTATTTGGTCAGCAACCTGCTCCAGTTCAATCAAATTTTGTGTTTGGAGCACCAACATCAACAGGAGCAAATCCTTTCCAGTTTGGGGGTCAACAGAATATTGCTCCACAGAATCCATCTCCATTTCAGGCTTCTGGCAGTGTAGAATTTAATGCCGGAGGGAGTTTCTCATTGGGCACTGGTGGTGTTGATAAGTCTGGTCGAAAGCATATTAAAATTAAGCATAATAGGCAGCGTAAGAAATAA